The following proteins come from a genomic window of Acinetobacter baumannii:
- a CDS encoding nucleoid-associated protein — protein sequence MSIQHIIVHEIRRVKEEKKSTETLIAKIKDTENDLRSLNGELAAKLLKLFSSSSLMVGQFSIGNDTEKKPAFEQGLDNFYSGENCLDFVEMTRELAEYFKTFLVENKSITGGFLVFFEFKGDEHTKLAVAVINKSNATDINPDLNFIAKEILDLDKLHLGATINITEWRDEFSERYIRFKNGQSEQVTDYFQKFIGCEVDKQAANEETKKLKEAIESFATEKLKLSQTAADDYLALAHSYINDCITKGDDVVLSNVAKHVFPADSNEFFEYASEGHNLSGILQISKTELKGFKKFSSSRKDLSITFAKALLNDKIKFENDILKIDSSLLSDSLVAELKAATTASNSDE from the coding sequence ATGTCTATCCAACATATTATTGTTCACGAAATTCGACGCGTTAAAGAAGAAAAAAAAAGTACAGAAACATTAATTGCTAAGATCAAAGATACAGAGAATGATTTAAGATCATTAAATGGTGAATTAGCAGCAAAATTATTAAAACTTTTTTCTAGTTCTAGTTTAATGGTAGGACAGTTTTCTATTGGGAATGATACAGAAAAGAAACCAGCCTTTGAACAAGGGTTAGATAATTTTTATTCTGGTGAAAATTGTCTAGACTTTGTTGAAATGACAAGAGAGTTGGCAGAATACTTTAAAACTTTTCTTGTTGAAAATAAAAGTATTACTGGTGGTTTTCTTGTTTTTTTTGAGTTTAAAGGTGATGAACATACCAAGTTAGCAGTTGCTGTAATTAATAAATCGAATGCGACTGACATTAATCCTGATCTTAATTTTATTGCCAAAGAAATTCTGGATCTAGATAAATTGCATTTGGGTGCAACAATCAATATTACAGAGTGGCGTGATGAGTTTTCGGAACGATATATTCGTTTTAAAAATGGTCAGTCAGAACAGGTAACTGATTATTTTCAAAAATTTATTGGTTGTGAAGTCGATAAACAAGCTGCAAATGAAGAAACAAAGAAATTAAAAGAAGCTATTGAATCCTTTGCTACTGAGAAACTTAAACTATCCCAAACTGCTGCAGATGACTATCTTGCTTTAGCCCACTCATATATTAATGATTGTATAACCAAAGGTGACGATGTTGTTTTGTCGAATGTAGCAAAACATGTTTTTCCTGCTGATAGTAATGAGTTTTTTGAATATGCAAGCGAAGGGCATAATTTGTCAGGAATTTTGCAAATAAGTAAAACAGAATTAAAGGGATTTAAGAAATTTAGTAGTAGCCGAAAGGACCTTTCAATTACTTTTGCAAAAGCTTTGCTGAACGATAAAATTAAATTTGAAAATGATATACTCAAGATCGACAGCTCATTACTGTCGGATAGTTTGGTAGCAGAACTTAAAGCAGCTACAACAGCAAGCAATTCAGATGAATAG